The following coding sequences lie in one Strix aluco isolate bStrAlu1 chromosome 34, bStrAlu1.hap1, whole genome shotgun sequence genomic window:
- the LOC141917106 gene encoding olfactory receptor 14A16-like — protein MSNSSSITEFLLLAFADTRELQLLQFWLFLGIYLAALLGNGLIITAIACDHHLHTPMYFFLLNLSLLDLGSISTTLPKAMDNSLWNNRDISYLGCATQVFFFYFFASGEYFLLTVMSYDRYVAICKPLHYGTLLGSRACVHMAAAAWGTGFLFAVLHTANTFSLPLCQGNTLDQFFCEIPQILKLSCSHSYLREIRLTTVSACLLFGCFVFIVLSYVQIFRAVLRIPSEQGRHKAFSTCLPHLTVVSLFTSTVMFSHLKPPSVSSPALNLVVAVLYSVVPPAVNPLIYSMRNQELKDALRKLVGRFSPARSCQTFSANDSQCMS, from the coding sequence atgtccaacagcagctccatcactgagttcctcctcctggcatttgcagacacacgggagctgcagctcttgcaattctggctcttcctgggcatctacctggctgccctcctgggcaacggcctcatcatcaccgccatcgcctgtgaccaccacctgcacacccccatgtacttcttcctcctcaacctctccctcctcgacctgggctccatctccaccactctccccaaagccatggacaattccctctggaacaacagggacatctcctactTGGGATGTGCCACACaggtctttttcttctatttctttgctTCAGGAGAGTATTTCCTTCTCACCGtcatgtcctacgaccgctacgttgccatctgcaaacccctgcactacgggaccctcctgggcagcagagcttgtgtccacatggcagcagctgcctggggcactgggtttctctttgctgtgctgcacacagccaacacattttcacttcCACTCTGCCAAGGCAACACCCtagaccagttcttctgtgaaatcccccagatcctcaagctctcctgctcacactcctacctcagggaaatTCGGCTTACCACGGTTAGTGCCTGTTTactttttgggtgttttgttttcattgtgctgtcctatgtgcagatcttcagggcggtgctgaggatcccctctgagcagggacggcacaaagccttttccacgtgcctccctcacttGACCGTCGTCTCCCTCTTTACCAGCACTGTCATGTTTTCCCATTTGAAGCCCCCCTCCGTCTCTTCCCCAGCTCTGAACCTAGTGGTTGCAGttctgtactcagtggtgcctccagcagtgaaccccctcatctacagcatgaggaatcAGGAActcaaggatgccctgaggaaacTGGTTGGACGTTTTTCACCAGCCAGAAGCTGTCAAACTTTCTCTGCAAACGACTCCCAGTGTATGTCATGA